One Paraglaciecola mesophila genomic region harbors:
- a CDS encoding LysE family translocator — translation MDIHAYLIFLTTTIIVCMSPGPAVITIASQGARHGAKKALFGVTGVASANVVYFLLSATGIASLLVASNLVFSMIKWVGVAYLVYLGLTALLSKSGGLRIRESASSNAKGVALFSQGFIVELANPKALLYFLALLPQFIDVEKPILLQLLIMGASCLVVDLLSYTLYAYIGEKLSSGAVKASIVNLINKSAGGFLLFAGVKMAAVSSNV, via the coding sequence ATGGACATTCACGCCTATCTTATTTTTTTAACCACAACCATCATTGTTTGTATGTCGCCGGGGCCAGCGGTAATTACCATTGCATCTCAAGGGGCACGTCATGGTGCAAAAAAAGCGCTTTTTGGGGTGACTGGGGTTGCCAGTGCAAATGTGGTTTATTTTCTACTGTCAGCCACAGGGATTGCCTCACTGCTGGTTGCGTCAAATCTCGTGTTTTCAATGATTAAGTGGGTTGGCGTGGCGTACTTGGTGTACTTAGGACTCACGGCTTTATTAAGTAAAAGTGGCGGTTTAAGAATAAGAGAAAGTGCGAGTTCAAACGCCAAGGGGGTTGCCCTGTTTAGTCAAGGGTTTATCGTGGAGCTGGCGAACCCTAAAGCGCTGCTCTACTTTTTAGCGTTATTGCCACAGTTTATTGACGTTGAAAAACCTATTTTACTGCAATTATTGATTATGGGTGCGTCATGCTTGGTCGTCGATTTACTGTCATACACTCTGTATGCTTATATTGGAGAAAAACTTTCTAGCGGCGCGGTTAAAGCCTCTATCGTAAATTTGATCAATAAATCAGCGGGTGGTTTTTTACTGTTTGCGGGAGTAAAAATGGCAGCGGTCAGCTCAAACGTTTGA
- a CDS encoding cytochrome ubiquinol oxidase subunit I has protein sequence MIDETFVDLSRLQFAITALFHFLFVPLTLGMTWILVIMESVFVMTGREIYRDMTKFWGKLFGINFAVGVATGLTMEFEFGTNWSYYSHYVGDVFGAPLAIEGLMAFFLESTFVGMFFLGWDRLTRRQHLGVTFLMAVGTNLSALWILIANGWMQNPVGAEFNYQTMRMEMTSFAELVFNPVAQVKFIHTVSAGYVAASMFVLGISSYYILKGRDVSFAKRSFSVACGFGLASILCVILLGDESGYEVGEVQKVKLAAIEAEWQTEEAPAAFTLFGFPDSEEQVTRAAVKIPYAMGIIATRSLDEEVIGIDDLEVKHEKRIRNGMLAYEYLDKLRNGQDTPENIATFDTLKADLGYGLLLKRYTPTVVDATDAQIQQAVKDSFPKVGPMFWSFRIMVGCGMIMLVVFVLSFYYNAHRVIEQKRWLLWAAVFSIPLPWIAIEFGWVVAEYGRQPWAISEILPTFLATSSLTTNDLLISIAGFIVFYTGLAIVEGWLMLRFVKQGPSSLHTNKYHFEQINQQSDEEQGANA, from the coding sequence ATGATAGATGAAACCTTTGTGGATCTATCGAGATTACAGTTTGCGATCACCGCTCTGTTTCATTTTTTATTCGTGCCTTTAACATTGGGTATGACGTGGATCTTGGTGATCATGGAGTCAGTTTTTGTCATGACAGGCCGAGAAATATACCGAGACATGACGAAATTTTGGGGCAAGCTATTCGGCATTAACTTTGCGGTGGGCGTGGCAACAGGCCTGACGATGGAGTTTGAGTTCGGCACTAACTGGTCATATTACTCACACTATGTGGGGGATGTATTTGGTGCGCCCTTAGCAATAGAAGGGCTAATGGCTTTCTTTTTAGAATCGACCTTTGTGGGCATGTTCTTTTTAGGCTGGGATCGATTGACACGCAGACAGCATCTAGGCGTAACTTTTTTAATGGCGGTAGGGACAAACCTATCGGCTTTGTGGATATTAATCGCTAACGGCTGGATGCAAAATCCTGTCGGTGCCGAGTTTAACTATCAAACCATGCGCATGGAAATGACCAGCTTTGCTGAGTTGGTGTTCAACCCTGTGGCACAGGTTAAATTTATTCATACCGTCTCCGCTGGCTATGTGGCTGCGTCCATGTTTGTGTTAGGCATCAGTAGTTATTACATCCTTAAAGGGCGCGATGTGTCCTTTGCCAAACGATCATTCTCTGTAGCTTGTGGGTTTGGTTTGGCATCAATATTGTGCGTTATTTTACTGGGTGATGAGTCTGGGTATGAGGTAGGTGAAGTGCAAAAAGTGAAGCTTGCCGCAATAGAGGCTGAATGGCAGACCGAAGAGGCGCCAGCGGCATTCACCTTATTTGGTTTTCCTGATTCAGAAGAGCAGGTTACGCGCGCAGCGGTTAAAATTCCCTACGCTATGGGCATAATCGCTACGCGCTCGCTTGATGAAGAAGTGATAGGGATTGATGACTTAGAAGTAAAGCATGAGAAAAGAATTCGTAACGGTATGTTGGCGTATGAATATTTAGATAAACTCAGAAATGGTCAAGATACCCCTGAGAACATCGCCACATTTGATACCTTAAAAGCGGATTTGGGCTACGGCTTACTGCTTAAACGCTACACGCCGACGGTGGTTGATGCCACCGATGCACAAATACAACAAGCGGTGAAAGATTCCTTCCCGAAAGTAGGCCCGATGTTTTGGTCGTTTAGGATCATGGTGGGCTGCGGCATGATCATGCTAGTGGTTTTTGTATTATCATTTTACTACAACGCCCATCGCGTCATTGAGCAAAAACGCTGGCTACTATGGGCGGCAGTGTTCAGCATTCCACTACCGTGGATTGCCATTGAATTTGGCTGGGTGGTGGCTGAATACGGCAGGCAACCTTGGGCGATATCGGAAATATTACCGACGTTTTTAGCCACTTCTTCTCTGACGACAAATGACTTATTAATCAGTATTGCCGGTTTTATTGTGT
- a CDS encoding lactoylglutathione lyase, with product MQPTDFRLFIPSKDFAFSQTFYQALGFSKDPVNDQLCIFSRGECTFFLQNFYNKGLAENLMMQLIVDDINAAFEQIQSMGEVAPKYEPIKQELWGKVIYLWGPAGELWDITQLTG from the coding sequence ATGCAACCCACTGACTTTCGTTTGTTTATCCCCTCTAAAGACTTCGCTTTCTCCCAAACATTCTATCAGGCACTCGGTTTTAGCAAAGATCCGGTAAATGATCAGTTATGCATTTTTAGTCGTGGCGAATGCACATTCTTTTTGCAGAATTTTTATAACAAAGGGCTGGCTGAAAATCTAATGATGCAGCTTATCGTTGATGATATCAACGCCGCATTTGAACAGATCCAAAGTATGGGGGAGGTAGCCCCGAAATATGAGCCTATCAAGCAAGAACTCTGGGGCAAGGTGATTTACTTATGGGGACCAGCTGGCGAGCTATGGGATATTACACAGCTCACTGGTTAA
- a CDS encoding multiheme c-type cytochrome, giving the protein MGSEQKVMRSILPLILGLMLLFSHTLLWAQVSKEANYVGAQACQSCHQSEYDQWRESDHFKAMQAANKGSVLGDFNDTLVTFHDIQTRFFVENGQYKLTTTNKQNKVQTFDVPYTFGFYPLQQYLIDVGEGKLQAFNIAWDSRSKEEGGQRWFHLQPIEKITPEHPFFWQRHFQNWNSRCADCHTTDLKRNFEPKSNTFATQFSEVNVACESCHGPAGQHIKLAKKGELSAQNSGFSQTLPALKNFSFSPNNPIAHVDGKPNNSEINVCARCHSLRTPLEHPFADSHSQQSFVDDNRLEWIRAPFYHANGSINEEVFVAGSFMQSKMQHAGVTCSNCHNAHTGKVKIQGNGLCLQCHQAETFNSPEHHHHTPQTEGAMCVNCHMPEKTYMGVDDRRDHSFLIPDLSFNSASSEPQTCLACHDKENDHWRQKSEKVWGSNTNTNVWQTARHQVQDGAPEGLEQAIAFIHNPDNSRLRQASLLADLSLYRSQKGVDIALENLESDSTLLRRAAVESLAILSPQARWQVLSQKLDEPSKSVRFEMARLLTDSLGLLSRSDKAKLLPLLNEYREMLEINADSPITQLAIGNLNTQLGDLAGAEQAYLTAYKIEPSYIPVLIQISEFYRQQGQDEKGASYLTKALNVEPNNAQANHAFGLFKIRQKQYGQALNNLKIAAHSDEAMPSFAYIYSVALDQQSHTNVAISELEKAHQRWPRDADVMSALISYLRKTGQNDKAQQYQSKLQTLQR; this is encoded by the coding sequence GTGGGGAGCGAGCAAAAAGTGATGCGCAGTATATTACCCTTGATATTGGGCTTGATGTTGCTTTTTAGTCATACTTTGCTTTGGGCACAGGTAAGTAAAGAAGCAAATTACGTCGGTGCCCAAGCATGTCAGAGCTGCCATCAAAGTGAATATGATCAGTGGCGAGAATCTGATCATTTTAAAGCCATGCAAGCAGCAAACAAAGGCTCCGTGTTAGGGGATTTCAATGACACGCTTGTGACGTTTCACGATATTCAAACGCGATTTTTTGTCGAAAATGGTCAATATAAGTTAACCACTACCAACAAGCAGAATAAAGTTCAAACCTTTGATGTCCCCTACACATTTGGATTTTACCCATTGCAGCAGTATTTAATCGATGTAGGTGAAGGCAAGTTACAAGCGTTTAATATTGCCTGGGACAGTCGCAGCAAAGAAGAAGGTGGGCAACGTTGGTTTCATTTACAACCCATTGAAAAAATCACACCTGAACATCCGTTCTTTTGGCAGCGTCATTTTCAAAACTGGAACAGCCGATGTGCGGATTGTCATACAACCGATCTCAAGCGCAATTTTGAGCCCAAAAGTAATACATTTGCTACGCAATTTAGTGAAGTAAACGTCGCCTGTGAGAGTTGCCATGGGCCCGCAGGACAACACATTAAGCTGGCAAAAAAGGGGGAGCTGAGCGCGCAAAATTCAGGTTTTAGTCAAACCTTACCCGCGCTAAAAAACTTTTCATTTAGCCCGAATAACCCGATTGCCCATGTTGATGGCAAACCGAATAACAGTGAAATTAATGTCTGCGCGCGTTGTCACTCATTACGCACTCCTTTAGAACATCCTTTTGCTGATAGCCATTCCCAACAAAGTTTTGTCGATGACAACCGGCTAGAGTGGATCCGCGCACCGTTTTACCATGCAAATGGCAGCATTAATGAAGAGGTGTTTGTGGCTGGTTCATTCATGCAAAGTAAAATGCAACATGCTGGGGTGACGTGCTCAAACTGCCATAACGCTCATACCGGAAAAGTGAAAATTCAGGGTAATGGATTGTGCTTACAGTGCCATCAAGCGGAAACCTTCAACAGCCCTGAGCATCATCACCACACACCACAAACCGAAGGCGCTATGTGTGTGAATTGTCATATGCCAGAAAAAACCTATATGGGCGTAGATGACAGGCGCGATCACAGCTTTTTAATTCCCGATCTCAGTTTTAACAGTGCCTCAAGCGAGCCGCAAACGTGCTTGGCGTGTCACGATAAAGAGAATGACCATTGGCGCCAGAAGAGCGAAAAAGTATGGGGTAGCAATACAAATACCAATGTATGGCAAACTGCGCGTCACCAAGTGCAAGATGGCGCGCCGGAAGGACTCGAGCAAGCGATTGCCTTTATACACAACCCAGATAACAGCCGCTTACGCCAAGCATCTTTGTTGGCAGACTTGAGCCTGTATCGCTCGCAGAAAGGGGTCGATATTGCTCTTGAAAATCTCGAAAGTGACAGTACTTTGCTGCGCCGCGCTGCGGTAGAGTCGCTGGCGATCCTTAGCCCCCAAGCTCGTTGGCAGGTGTTAAGCCAAAAGCTTGATGAGCCCAGTAAGTCTGTTCGTTTTGAAATGGCGCGATTGCTCACCGATAGTCTAGGGCTGTTGTCTCGCAGCGACAAAGCTAAACTACTGCCACTGCTGAACGAATATCGTGAAATGCTTGAGATAAATGCTGATTCGCCCATTACCCAGCTGGCGATTGGCAATTTGAACACACAGCTAGGCGATTTAGCAGGGGCAGAGCAGGCTTATTTAACGGCTTATAAAATCGAACCCAGTTATATACCTGTGTTAATTCAAATTTCTGAATTTTATCGTCAACAAGGTCAAGATGAAAAAGGCGCAAGCTATTTAACCAAAGCGCTAAACGTTGAGCCTAATAACGCCCAAGCTAACCATGCATTTGGGCTATTTAAAATTCGTCAGAAACAATATGGACAAGCCCTTAACAACTTGAAAATAGCGGCACACAGTGATGAAGCAATGCCATCTTTTGCTTATATTTACTCAGTTGCCCTTGATCAACAAAGTCATACCAACGTTGCGATTAGCGAGTTGGAAAAGGCGCATCAACGTTGGCCGAGAGATGCCGATGTGATGAGTGCACTTATCAGTTATTTACGCAAAACTGGCCAGAATGATAAGGCACAACAGTACCAATCTAAGCTGCAAACATTGCAACGTTAG
- the hmgA gene encoding homogentisate 1,2-dioxygenase, with translation MSTNTELSYLAGFNNEHQTEALPGALPVGQFSPQRCPYGLYAEQFSTSAFTRPRHDNRRTWTYRIRPSIAMGDFSKIEKGAVRSGPITEVDCPPNVMRWDALPIPEAPTDFIDGLTTMAANGDVRGQTGIGIHVYRANKGMANRSFYSADGELLFIPQLGEFTAITEMGKLAIKPGEILVIPRGIKFKVEPTDGPIRGYLCENYGSPMELAERGPAGANGFANQRDFQYPVAYFEDKEGQHTVVAKFCGALYQAEQNHSPFDVVAWVGNSAPYKYDLSRFNVLNTVSFDHPDPSIFTVLTSPSGEPGVANVDFVIFPPRWMVAENTFRPPWYHRNFMSEFMGLIEGTYDAKEKGFEPGGMSLHNCMTPHGPEADVFDKATHAELAPQRYENTLAFMLESRYVIAPTEFALNTPQRQKQYLACWGDLKKHFNGQP, from the coding sequence ATGAGCACAAATACTGAGCTTTCATATTTAGCCGGTTTCAACAATGAGCACCAAACAGAAGCCCTACCGGGCGCACTCCCCGTAGGTCAGTTTAGCCCCCAACGCTGCCCTTATGGGCTCTACGCCGAGCAATTTAGTACCAGTGCATTTACGCGTCCGCGCCATGATAACCGACGTACTTGGACGTACCGAATTCGCCCCTCTATCGCCATGGGTGATTTTAGTAAAATTGAAAAGGGCGCCGTACGCTCAGGCCCAATCACCGAGGTGGATTGCCCGCCCAATGTGATGCGCTGGGATGCCCTGCCCATCCCCGAAGCCCCAACAGACTTTATTGATGGCTTAACCACCATGGCAGCTAACGGAGATGTGCGCGGTCAAACTGGGATTGGTATCCACGTTTACAGAGCAAATAAAGGAATGGCGAATCGCTCATTTTATTCCGCTGACGGCGAATTACTCTTTATCCCTCAGCTCGGTGAATTCACCGCAATAACCGAAATGGGTAAATTAGCGATTAAACCAGGAGAAATTCTAGTTATTCCCAGGGGCATAAAGTTTAAAGTTGAACCAACCGACGGACCCATTAGAGGTTACCTATGTGAAAACTACGGCAGTCCAATGGAGTTGGCAGAACGCGGCCCAGCAGGAGCAAACGGGTTTGCGAATCAAAGAGATTTTCAGTATCCGGTAGCGTATTTTGAAGATAAAGAAGGTCAACACACAGTTGTGGCGAAATTTTGCGGTGCTTTGTATCAGGCCGAACAAAATCACAGCCCGTTTGATGTCGTGGCTTGGGTGGGTAATAGCGCACCTTACAAATATGACTTGTCTCGTTTTAATGTTTTAAACACAGTAAGCTTTGATCACCCGGATCCCTCTATTTTTACCGTGCTCACATCTCCTAGTGGTGAGCCAGGTGTTGCTAACGTCGATTTTGTGATTTTCCCACCACGCTGGATGGTAGCTGAAAATACGTTTCGGCCACCTTGGTATCACAGGAACTTCATGAGCGAATTTATGGGTCTAATTGAGGGCACGTATGATGCGAAAGAAAAAGGGTTCGAGCCTGGCGGTATGAGCTTGCATAACTGCATGACGCCCCATGGCCCTGAGGCTGACGTGTTCGACAAGGCGACCCATGCAGAACTCGCCCCCCAGCGCTATGAAAACACTCTGGCTTTTATGCTTGAGTCACGCTATGTCATTGCGCCAACAGAATTTGCCCTTAACACACCCCAACGCCAAAAGCAGTATTTGGCATGCTGGGGCGACCTTAAAAAACATTTTAACGGCCAACCATAG
- a CDS encoding GNAT family N-acetyltransferase has product MVFKVNWVVHTVTQSDYSALIAIWEHAVRATHDFLPEEDITELKPLILQHYFDAVDLRCIKDSAGDIIGFCGVHAQNIEMLFVSPDDVNNGVGRALTEYAIAHQQATKVDVNEQNPKAQGFYQRIGFNVVGRSALDGQGKPYPLLHLSLGTFQR; this is encoded by the coding sequence ATGGTTTTTAAGGTGAATTGGGTTGTTCACACAGTTACACAGAGCGATTACTCAGCGTTGATCGCCATATGGGAACATGCAGTGCGTGCCACCCATGATTTTCTTCCTGAAGAGGATATCACTGAATTAAAACCGCTAATTTTACAACATTATTTTGATGCAGTTGATTTGCGCTGTATTAAAGACAGCGCTGGCGATATTATAGGGTTTTGCGGGGTGCATGCGCAGAATATTGAGATGTTGTTTGTCTCGCCTGATGATGTAAATAACGGAGTGGGCCGTGCGTTAACTGAATATGCAATAGCTCATCAGCAAGCAACAAAGGTGGACGTTAACGAGCAAAACCCAAAAGCGCAGGGGTTTTACCAACGTATTGGGTTCAACGTCGTTGGGCGCTCAGCACTCGACGGCCAAGGTAAGCCTTATCCATTACTGCATCTATCGCTAGGCACTTTTCAACGATAA